Within Oreochromis aureus strain Israel breed Guangdong linkage group 19, ZZ_aureus, whole genome shotgun sequence, the genomic segment GTTGGGTTGACAATGTGAGGAACAAATTGTAGTGTCCAGTCTAGTCCAGCAGTGAGCAGGCTAAATATTAACTCAGTTGATGTGGTCCAGAGCACGAAGCAACTCCTCCCCCTGCAGCAAGTACTGACGACCCTGTAAGGGTGCGTTCACCTCGCAGTCGTCGCGGGTGAGGAGCGGCAGGCCGAAGGAGGAACTGGTGGCCTCTGAAGTGCTGCCAAGCAGGCGACTCGCCAAATCTAAGATCGGAAAAGACCCAGTTGAATCTCTGATGTTCAATTTCAAGTAACACAGTTAACCCTACTTACAAAAAAGAACTAGTTTATTCACCTGAAGACAGCAGAACGATGGTCCTGGTTGTACCAGACCCTGAAGGCTTCAGCTTTTTGCCCTTCTCAACCTGCTCCTGGAGTGAAGTTCCctgagaaagaatgaaaaaaaaaataaaataaataatgacggTCCCACTTCCAGAAGTCAGATTATACCGACTATGTGTATATGCTGAGGACTAACCTGTTCAATAATCTCTTTTAGGTCACAAATTTTTCTTTTGCGCTGTGCATTCTGAACTGCGAGGGTCCTCAGCGGCACCTCTTTCTCCAACTTTGGGGCTCTGCAGCACACAAAAAGTAGGCCTTAGCTATCCTCCAAAAAAggtcataaaaatgtaatatggccaaaaaaagaaagaagtttaAGAGATGTTACCCATTTGCCAAGATGGTGGGAGGATGAGGAGCATCTACAGGCTCCACAGGTGGCGCTGGGGAAGCTGTGCGACTGCCTGGCGCACTGAAGGGGGAGCTGGGATAGCTGTGGATTGGAGTACTCTCGAGGGACTTGACTGATCCACAAGACAAAGGCTCTCCTGGGGGCAGGCTGAGCAGCTGGAAATCATCATCCATGGGAATGTATGGAGCTAACATCTCCAGATCAAAGTCTTCCATTTCcttatgaggaaaaaaaaaagtcaaatgaaTAAGAATACAGAAAACTGGTGTTCATGTGATTCATGACtaacttaatttaaaaatagtaaaaagTTATGCTTTTTCTAGATTTACTACCTGTGTGTTGAAGGGCGTTTTGGGCTCTGTATCAATAGCAAATAGCTTCTCAACCAAGTCTAGCTTGAAGTCCGAGTTCATCTCTGAATCCATGGGGAAGCAGAAGTCCAGTGGACTGCCGGGCTAAAAAGAAGAGAAGTCAAAGGTCATTTTTTTCCAACAGATATTACTGAGTAGTTAAAAATATTAACTGTCAATGTCTAATGTTGACAACAAAATAGTAATTCAGTTTTACCACTGGGGGCCTGTGGCTGGTTGTGGTAGTAGACTGGGCTGGAGTATAGCTCTCAGACTTTGAATCCTCAGAGTTTGTGCTGGACACATTCAGAGGCTCACTGGGTGGCAGAGGGGAAAGAGGCAGAACCAGCTTGTCATCTGTGGAGGGAAGCATTACATCGTTGTAGAGAGGGACATCCTTCAGAAGATGGATATCTGATTCTGTACCTGAGGGAAGACAGAAGTCAGAATGGTTTCATTTAGCAAGAAATAAACCAAGTTATGTTGTTTAAAGAAGTTTAAGTATGTTTAGTCGGGCACTAACCGGGGCAGCTGAATTCCAGGGGGACAATAGTGTCTCCGGCAGCTGGTGCCAGCATGGTGAGGGCTTCAGGCTCTCCCTTTAGGTGGTCATACAGGTTAACCGGCAGCTGGGTGACTGCCGAATCAGTAAGGATTTTGAGTATGTTCATCTTTGGGCCTttcaccaccacctcctcctcctgcacttcctcctccttctccagtTCAGCCTTCTTTGGCTGGACTGGAGAGAGCTCGACCTGGCTGATCTCGACTACAAGCTGGTCTTCCTCCTGGTGTTCCTCCTTTACCGGCTTCACATCTGCGGTCTGCTTCACTGACAAGATCAGTTTCTCCTCCTGGATGCCACTACAACAGAGGAAGGACACGATGGAATTACGCTGCTGTAAAATTACTACCACTGTATCTCAagtaaaaagatgaaaaaaaaacctaagGGTAAGGGTTAGGATTAGAGTGTTTCCTCTGAAAGAATGACTTCAGTGAGACTTCAGTGTACCTGAGCACAAAGTTGACACAGACAACACACTGTGGCTGGGAGTTCTTGTTGTTGTAAATGACAGTGGCTTGTGTTTCCACCCACACGAAGCCTCCTTTCTTAGCCAACATTCGGTACTGGCCGGTGCAGACTTGGCCCTTTGCAAACACTAAAAAcatcaggaaaaaacaaaacacaacaaaagaggaGAGATTAGAAAAAAATTAGGCCAAATTAAACAGCTAACATCTGTTTTAGACTTTTAAATCCAATTATGTTTAAGATTTTTGTTTATGCTTACAGTTGTGGTGGGTCTTGGTAAGGTGGTCTGAATCAAGAGCATGGTAGTACTCATACACAGAACGATCCAACAGGTCCTCTGGATCATAACCCATGAGATCAGTGAtcctagaaaaacaaacaatttattTAGATTGAATTCTGCAGTACCTACACTGAGCACTAGATGGCTCTATGTCACTACAATAGATAGAGAGGGCGATGCTGATGAGCGCCAATAGCGAGAACATAGGTTTAAGAagctgatttaaatttgatcCCTGTATAAGCTCTTAAGCATATAAGACTTACTCCCACTGGCAAACTAACCTCTCATCACAATATGTGAACTTCATGTCCATTGTGTGGCGGCTGAGGAAAGTCTTGGTGTCCAGAGGGACCTCAATGTTGGAGGGGTGTGGGATGGGATCGCAGATCAAAACCAGGTAGGGCACAGGTGGCTCCTTTTGTCCGTTGGTGCCCTCTTCGGCCGGGCTGTCATAAACGCGCACGTGACCTGTGCAGTGAAGCACCTGCAGGGGGAACAACAAAGACCCCAAAGGTTACAAGCAGACCATAAAGATCACCTGAAGTGACTTCAACTAGAAAAAAGGAGTATATTCAAACAAATGAATCACTCAGCATTTTAGCCATTGTGCTACAGTTGTGTGATGATTATGGGAAGTACTTTTGTATTCTGTGTGACCACAACTTAGTTTTTAGTTTCAGTCCTTTGACATAATCTGTTAATGAGAAGCATTGCAAATTTAAGATTAAGAGTCACACGACTGTTCATTTCCTTCACACAGTAACATTGTCTGCCATAACTCAATGTAGTTTGCATCATTCACTTTTATGGATGCAAACTAGTTTTCAAACACATTGATCATAAG encodes:
- the hif1aa gene encoding hypoxia inducible factor 1 subunit alpha a isoform X1; protein product: MDTGTVPEKKSRASSERRKEKSRDAARCRRGKESEVFYELAQQLPLSHSVSSSLDKASIMRLTISYLRMRKLLSTDEPPTEEDAELDMQLNSSYLKALEGFLMVLSEDGDMIYLSENVSKCLGLAQFDLTGHSVFDFTHPCDQEELREMLVHRTGSKKSKEPNTERSFFLRMKCTLTSRGRTVNVKSATWKVLHCTGHVRVYDSPAEEGTNGQKEPPVPYLVLICDPIPHPSNIEVPLDTKTFLSRHTMDMKFTYCDERITDLMGYDPEDLLDRSVYEYYHALDSDHLTKTHHNLFAKGQVCTGQYRMLAKKGGFVWVETQATVIYNNKNSQPQCVVCVNFVLSGIQEEKLILSVKQTADVKPVKEEHQEEDQLVVEISQVELSPVQPKKAELEKEEEVQEEEVVVKGPKMNILKILTDSAVTQLPVNLYDHLKGEPEALTMLAPAAGDTIVPLEFSCPGTESDIHLLKDVPLYNDVMLPSTDDKLVLPLSPLPPSEPLNVSSTNSEDSKSESYTPAQSTTTTSHRPPVPGSPLDFCFPMDSEMNSDFKLDLVEKLFAIDTEPKTPFNTQEMEDFDLEMLAPYIPMDDDFQLLSLPPGEPLSCGSVKSLESTPIHSYPSSPFSAPGSRTASPAPPVEPVDAPHPPTILANGAPKLEKEVPLRTLAVQNAQRKRKICDLKEIIEQGTSLQEQVEKGKKLKPSGSGTTRTIVLLSSDLASRLLGSTSEATSSSFGLPLLTRDDCEVNAPLQGRQYLLQGEELLRALDHIN
- the hif1aa gene encoding hypoxia inducible factor 1 subunit alpha a isoform X2, encoding MDTGTVPEKKRASSERRKEKSRDAARCRRGKESEVFYELAQQLPLSHSVSSSLDKASIMRLTISYLRMRKLLSTDEPPTEEDAELDMQLNSSYLKALEGFLMVLSEDGDMIYLSENVSKCLGLAQFDLTGHSVFDFTHPCDQEELREMLVHRTGSKKSKEPNTERSFFLRMKCTLTSRGRTVNVKSATWKVLHCTGHVRVYDSPAEEGTNGQKEPPVPYLVLICDPIPHPSNIEVPLDTKTFLSRHTMDMKFTYCDERITDLMGYDPEDLLDRSVYEYYHALDSDHLTKTHHNLFAKGQVCTGQYRMLAKKGGFVWVETQATVIYNNKNSQPQCVVCVNFVLSGIQEEKLILSVKQTADVKPVKEEHQEEDQLVVEISQVELSPVQPKKAELEKEEEVQEEEVVVKGPKMNILKILTDSAVTQLPVNLYDHLKGEPEALTMLAPAAGDTIVPLEFSCPGTESDIHLLKDVPLYNDVMLPSTDDKLVLPLSPLPPSEPLNVSSTNSEDSKSESYTPAQSTTTTSHRPPVPGSPLDFCFPMDSEMNSDFKLDLVEKLFAIDTEPKTPFNTQEMEDFDLEMLAPYIPMDDDFQLLSLPPGEPLSCGSVKSLESTPIHSYPSSPFSAPGSRTASPAPPVEPVDAPHPPTILANGAPKLEKEVPLRTLAVQNAQRKRKICDLKEIIEQGTSLQEQVEKGKKLKPSGSGTTRTIVLLSSDLASRLLGSTSEATSSSFGLPLLTRDDCEVNAPLQGRQYLLQGEELLRALDHIN